The following are encoded in a window of Mycobacterium sp. ELW1 genomic DNA:
- a CDS encoding TetR family transcriptional regulator: protein MTERKPRKDAARSREAVLAAADALFASGQSPDDVTMADVAAAAGVGKATLFRSFGDRAGLLRALYEARLEPIRVAVEAGPPPLGPATPPSQRVPALLDAVLCFKLDNRRLALALEESGSTSPYQAEHYVRWHALLRAVLEQIPGLTDSDFTAHALLAATRADLVEQLAGQERMSREKIRTQLADFATRVLASPPYREGSPSPDQESGDF, encoded by the coding sequence ATGACCGAGCGCAAGCCACGCAAGGACGCTGCCCGAAGCCGGGAGGCTGTCCTTGCCGCCGCCGACGCCCTGTTTGCAAGTGGCCAGAGCCCTGACGACGTCACCATGGCGGACGTCGCAGCCGCTGCAGGCGTCGGGAAGGCCACCCTCTTCCGGTCCTTCGGTGACCGCGCCGGGCTGCTGCGAGCGCTATACGAGGCACGACTCGAACCGATCAGGGTCGCCGTCGAAGCCGGCCCGCCACCCTTGGGACCCGCCACCCCGCCAAGCCAGCGCGTACCCGCCCTGCTCGACGCCGTCCTGTGCTTCAAACTCGACAACCGCCGCCTCGCCCTGGCGCTGGAGGAAAGCGGCAGCACCAGCCCATACCAGGCCGAGCATTATGTGCGGTGGCACGCCCTGCTCCGAGCCGTACTGGAGCAGATCCCCGGCCTGACCGACAGCGACTTCACCGCCCACGCCCTGCTCGCCGCGACCCGAGCCGACCTCGTCGAGCAACTGGCCGGACAAGAGCGCATGTCGCGCGAAAAAATCCGGACGCAGCTGGCGGACTTCGCCACCAGAGTCCTGGCCTCTCCCCCGTACCGAGAGGGATCGCCGAGCCCTGATCAAGAATCAGGCGACTTCTAA
- a CDS encoding SDR family oxidoreductase, which translates to MADGFAGKRVFITGAASGIGRATALRLARDGAELYLTDVNADGLEQTVADARALGAEVPEHRALDISDYDAVAGFAADIHTRRPAMDIVMNIAGISAWGTVDQLTHHHWRSMIDVNLMGPIHVIETFLPPMVAAGRGGQLVNVSSAAGLVALPWHAAYSASKYGLRGLSEVLRFDLARHQIGVSLVVPGAVDTPLVQTVQIAGVDRDHPKVQRWVKRFSGHAISPEKVADKILAGVTKNRFLIYTSPDIRALYAFKRLAWWPYSVAMRRVNVFFTRVLRPRGAPPA; encoded by the coding sequence ATGGCTGACGGCTTCGCAGGCAAGAGGGTGTTCATCACGGGCGCAGCCAGCGGCATCGGCCGTGCCACCGCGCTTCGGCTGGCCCGCGACGGGGCCGAGCTGTACCTGACCGACGTCAACGCCGACGGCCTGGAGCAGACCGTCGCCGACGCCCGCGCGCTCGGTGCCGAGGTCCCCGAGCACCGCGCGCTGGACATCTCCGACTACGACGCGGTCGCCGGGTTCGCCGCCGACATCCACACCCGCCGGCCGGCGATGGACATCGTGATGAACATCGCCGGGATCTCGGCGTGGGGAACCGTCGATCAGCTCACCCACCACCACTGGCGGTCGATGATCGACGTCAACCTGATGGGCCCGATCCACGTCATCGAGACGTTCCTGCCGCCGATGGTCGCTGCCGGCCGCGGTGGGCAACTGGTCAACGTGTCCTCGGCGGCCGGACTGGTCGCGCTGCCGTGGCACGCCGCGTACAGCGCGAGTAAGTATGGCCTGCGCGGACTTTCGGAGGTGCTGCGCTTCGATCTGGCCCGCCACCAGATCGGGGTCTCACTCGTGGTGCCGGGCGCGGTGGACACCCCCTTGGTCCAGACGGTCCAGATCGCCGGCGTGGATCGCGACCATCCGAAAGTGCAGCGGTGGGTCAAGCGCTTCAGCGGGCACGCCATATCGCCGGAGAAGGTCGCCGACAAGATCCTGGCCGGTGTCACCAAGAACCGCTTCCTGATCTACACCTCGCCCGACATCCGCGCCCTGTATGCGTTCAAACGGCTGGCCTGGTGGCCCTACAGCGTCGCGATGCGACGGGTCAACGTGTTCTTCACCCGCGTGTTGCGTCCGCGCGGCGCGCCGCCGGCCTGA
- a CDS encoding TetR/AcrR family transcriptional regulator yields the protein MIAQQDSVEAPRRRGDKQRHAIVQAVRELLEEKPFAELSVSTISDRAGVARSGFYFYFDSKYAVLAHIVGEAAHELEELTHSFAPRGPGETPTAFAERMVRSAAVVYAHNDPVMSACNAARHTDAEIREILDRYNDAVIDQIVPIVEAEIRNRTADPISDDIRGLVRILTATTALTLSGETAFVGPDRNLDQAVRILEKLWLHALWGGRVGD from the coding sequence GTGATCGCTCAGCAAGACTCCGTCGAGGCGCCGCGTCGCCGTGGCGACAAGCAGCGGCACGCCATCGTCCAGGCCGTTCGCGAGCTGCTCGAAGAAAAGCCCTTCGCCGAACTCTCGGTCAGCACGATCAGCGATCGGGCCGGGGTTGCGCGTTCCGGCTTCTACTTCTACTTCGACTCCAAGTACGCCGTGCTGGCCCACATCGTCGGCGAGGCCGCCCACGAGCTCGAGGAACTCACCCACTCGTTCGCTCCGCGCGGACCCGGCGAGACGCCGACGGCTTTCGCCGAACGCATGGTGCGCAGCGCCGCCGTGGTTTACGCGCACAACGATCCGGTGATGTCGGCCTGCAACGCCGCCCGCCACACCGACGCCGAGATCCGCGAGATCCTGGACCGCTACAACGATGCGGTGATCGATCAGATCGTGCCGATCGTCGAAGCCGAGATCCGTAATCGCACCGCCGACCCGATCAGCGACGACATCCGCGGACTCGTCCGGATTCTCACGGCGACAACAGCATTGACGCTCTCCGGGGAGACGGCGTTCGTCGGGCCGGACCGCAACCTGGACCAAGCAGTGCGCATCCTGGAAAAGCTCTGGCTGCATGCGCTGTGGGGCGGACGGGTCGGCGACTGA
- a CDS encoding cytochrome P450 yields MATISTPHYLLDQARRRFTPTLNTIPGMGVVEKRLRERDWPQFELAQPPAGSGLKTVMGDSGLPLLGHMVETFRGGPEYLLQVYRKYGPIHYAYSPALPAVTALGPDATQAVFSNKNKDFSQKGWHPVIGPFFNRGLMMLDFDEHMYHRRIMQEAFTRTRLSGYVEHIDRVASQVIADDWVANDPRFLFHPAVKELTLDIASVVFMGHEPGSDHELVTKVNAAFTTTTRAGGAIIRTSVPPFKWWRGLQARKVLEDYFSERLKERRKAEGTDMLTVLCHTSDDDGNKFTDDDIVNHMIFLMMAAHDTSTSTLTTMANHLAANPEWQERCRDESDRLGDGPLDIEALEKLETLDLVINESLRMVTPLPFNVRQAVRDTELLGFFIPAGTTVNIWPGLNHRLPELWTDPEKFDPARFSEPRNEHKRHRYAFAPFGGGAHKCIGMVFGQLEIKTVMHRLLRKYRLELPHPGYQPRYDYAGMPVPMDGMPIVLRPLH; encoded by the coding sequence ATGGCGACCATCAGTACCCCCCACTACCTGCTGGATCAGGCTCGTCGCCGATTCACACCCACCCTGAACACCATCCCCGGAATGGGTGTGGTCGAGAAGCGGCTCCGTGAGCGCGACTGGCCGCAGTTCGAGCTGGCCCAGCCACCCGCGGGCAGCGGACTCAAGACGGTCATGGGCGATTCGGGGCTGCCCCTGCTCGGCCACATGGTCGAGACCTTCCGCGGCGGTCCCGAGTATCTGCTGCAGGTCTACCGCAAATACGGACCGATCCACTACGCCTACTCCCCGGCCCTGCCTGCGGTGACCGCGTTGGGACCCGACGCCACCCAGGCGGTGTTCTCCAACAAGAACAAGGACTTCTCGCAGAAGGGCTGGCATCCGGTCATCGGGCCGTTCTTCAACCGAGGCCTGATGATGCTCGACTTCGACGAGCACATGTACCACCGGCGGATCATGCAGGAGGCGTTCACCCGCACCCGGCTGTCCGGCTACGTCGAGCACATCGACCGGGTCGCCTCGCAGGTGATCGCCGACGACTGGGTGGCCAACGACCCGCGCTTCCTGTTCCACCCGGCAGTCAAGGAGCTCACCCTCGACATCGCCTCGGTGGTGTTCATGGGCCATGAGCCCGGATCCGACCATGAACTGGTGACCAAGGTGAACGCGGCGTTCACCACGACCACCCGCGCCGGTGGGGCGATCATCCGCACCTCCGTTCCGCCGTTCAAGTGGTGGCGGGGGCTGCAGGCCCGCAAGGTGCTGGAGGACTACTTCAGCGAGCGCCTCAAGGAACGCCGCAAGGCCGAGGGCACCGACATGCTGACCGTGTTGTGCCACACCTCCGACGACGACGGCAACAAGTTCACCGACGACGACATCGTCAACCACATGATCTTCCTGATGATGGCCGCCCACGACACCTCGACGTCGACGCTGACCACGATGGCCAACCATCTCGCCGCCAACCCGGAGTGGCAGGAGCGCTGCCGCGACGAGTCCGACCGACTCGGCGACGGGCCGCTCGACATCGAGGCGCTGGAGAAGCTGGAGACCCTCGACCTCGTCATCAACGAGTCGCTGCGGATGGTCACCCCGTTGCCGTTCAACGTGCGCCAGGCGGTGCGCGACACCGAGTTGCTGGGCTTCTTCATCCCGGCCGGCACCACCGTCAACATCTGGCCAGGCCTCAACCACCGGCTGCCCGAGCTGTGGACCGATCCGGAGAAGTTCGACCCGGCCCGGTTCTCCGAGCCGCGCAACGAGCACAAGCGGCATCGCTACGCGTTCGCTCCGTTCGGCGGCGGCGCGCACAAGTGCATCGGAATGGTCTTCGGGCAGCTGGAGATCAAGACCGTCATGCATCGCCTGCTGCGCAAGTACCGCCTCGAGCTTCCGCACCCGGGCTACCAGCCCCGCTACGACTACGCGGGCATGCCGGTGCCGATGGACGGCATGCCGATCGTGCTGCGCCCGCTGCACTGA
- a CDS encoding homocitrate synthase codes for MSPHSTTIFEPAPLFCAPLPAELREHAQLMSWSAFTDTFSPSGGPVRLGSWECDERSSRSGPQPRRFCATIAVGDRIESATVHASGPVAALTAMLYDRGIGVEMTRFHQLAAGPHTATFVQGSDGRRREWAMGWAEDPTQSALRAVIACANRLIG; via the coding sequence ATGAGTCCGCACAGCACCACCATCTTTGAACCCGCACCGCTCTTCTGCGCTCCGCTTCCGGCGGAACTTCGCGAACACGCCCAACTGATGTCGTGGAGCGCTTTCACCGACACTTTCAGCCCCAGCGGCGGCCCCGTCCGGCTGGGGTCCTGGGAGTGCGATGAGCGTTCCTCCCGATCGGGTCCGCAGCCGCGACGGTTCTGCGCGACGATCGCCGTGGGCGATCGCATCGAAAGTGCGACCGTGCACGCCAGCGGTCCGGTCGCGGCGCTGACCGCGATGCTCTACGACCGGGGGATCGGCGTCGAGATGACCCGATTCCACCAGCTGGCGGCAGGACCGCACACCGCGACCTTTGTGCAGGGCAGCGACGGACGGCGCCGGGAATGGGCGATGGGGTGGGCCGAAGATCCCACCCAATCGGCGCTGCGCGCCGTCATCGCTTGCGCGAACCGGCTGATCGGCTGA
- a CDS encoding phosphotransferase family protein has product MDDRAAEVPGTLDPAAVDALSAWVRDHGIGSAVRDVEPLPGGTQNVVVRLRVDDRRLVLRRPPPHPRPNSNRTMQREIAVLQTLAGSSVPHPEFVAGCDDLGVLGVVFYLMEDVDGFNPATEVAPAYAADPRLRHQVGLNYAADLARLSAAPWQGRPLQQLHRPGSFLARQVPNFLGLLDSYRHESYRPEMLEVGRLADWLGEHRPPDGEPGIMHGDAHLNNVLLRRDAPEVAAFVDWEMCTIGDPLLDLGWILVCWPDDPDPINAGRELAALGELPSRTELVAAYADAGGRPAGHLNWYIAMACFKLAIVIEGTYSRYLAGQAHREAGERLHDSASRLIGLGMQVATGDNPFV; this is encoded by the coding sequence ATCGATGACCGGGCCGCAGAGGTTCCCGGAACTCTTGACCCGGCCGCCGTCGACGCCCTGAGCGCCTGGGTGCGCGACCACGGGATCGGCTCGGCGGTGCGCGATGTCGAACCTCTGCCGGGCGGAACCCAGAACGTCGTGGTGCGGTTGCGTGTCGACGACCGCCGGCTGGTGTTGCGCAGGCCGCCGCCCCACCCACGCCCCAACAGCAACCGCACCATGCAGCGCGAGATCGCGGTGCTGCAGACGTTGGCCGGAAGCTCGGTACCCCATCCCGAATTCGTGGCCGGCTGTGACGACCTCGGTGTGCTGGGTGTCGTCTTCTATCTGATGGAGGATGTCGACGGCTTCAACCCGGCGACCGAGGTCGCCCCCGCGTACGCCGCCGACCCACGGCTGCGACATCAGGTGGGCCTGAATTATGCGGCGGACCTGGCCCGGCTGAGCGCGGCGCCGTGGCAGGGCCGTCCGTTGCAGCAGCTGCACCGTCCGGGATCATTTCTGGCGCGCCAGGTTCCGAACTTCCTCGGGCTACTCGACAGCTACCGCCACGAGAGCTACCGGCCGGAGATGCTGGAGGTCGGCCGGCTCGCGGACTGGCTCGGTGAGCACCGGCCGCCCGACGGGGAGCCGGGCATCATGCACGGCGACGCGCACCTCAACAACGTGCTGTTGCGCCGTGACGCCCCCGAGGTCGCGGCGTTCGTGGACTGGGAGATGTGCACCATCGGTGATCCGCTGCTGGATCTGGGCTGGATCCTGGTGTGCTGGCCCGATGATCCCGATCCGATCAACGCCGGCCGGGAGCTGGCCGCACTGGGTGAGTTGCCGTCGCGCACCGAATTGGTCGCCGCGTACGCCGACGCCGGTGGCAGGCCCGCCGGACACCTGAACTGGTACATCGCGATGGCGTGCTTCAAGCTGGCGATCGTCATCGAGGGTACGTACTCGCGGTATCTGGCCGGTCAGGCACATCGCGAAGCCGGTGAGAGGCTTCATGATTCGGCGAGCCGACTGATCGGCCTCGGCATGCAGGTCGCGACCGGGGACAACCCGTTCGTCTAG
- a CDS encoding SpoIIE family protein phosphatase has protein sequence MSVSRTRDRIGFAAGLFGWVALPYLAGSVLSWQTFGAGIGPAFFPPAGVTVAAMLLTRRTMWPVIVAAIVVAELAVDLRYGLSWPAAVGFAAANSVEPLVGASLVLAWCKGPPDLRKREDLARFVAGAMVLGPLAGGVIGGLTKSLSDQADWAMTVLHWWAGDGVGVLMIGAPILLWPVQSHILRSRMLETMLVLTGMAVLTVVSFRLSLPPALFLLPVMAWAALRLDMIGAALCGGALAFTANGMANAGYSTFENLDLRRPGQLAIAQAFIAVVVLVAMLTAQEAAGRVTAVRRHEAEQRERARLETLANLGRLLSGAFTQKQIGDAVMGQVINDAGAQAVAVGLVNDEGVTLEWVAMGGYPEFVVNQFHEGVAVSESTAATDAVRTGHPVVIRTVAEYRRRYPDNAKWMVASGGAAVVSWPLTVGGKAIGALVLAWADTQPLDTAQLAYTSAVATMIGQALVRARMYADEHARAAVLQAAVLPTSPTPIDGLGVGVSYEPADLVQGLGGDWYDALELSDGSTYLAVGDVVGHGLPAVEDMAQLRSAGRALALQGLAPAELLTALNAFTRHASNGKFATMSVALLDSASATLCYASAGHPPLLLRRASTGTVIRLAGAHGPVLGPVERASYSEGNVEVAEGDTLVMYTDGLIERRGQDIESGMVRVEHIVSGWRGDEVLASACRELTRSLAPPPRNDDVCVVAVRFGEYMGGNDFRESTDQ, from the coding sequence GTGAGCGTCTCGCGTACTCGCGATCGGATCGGATTCGCGGCCGGCCTGTTCGGCTGGGTCGCGTTGCCCTACCTGGCCGGGTCGGTGTTGTCGTGGCAGACGTTCGGCGCCGGTATCGGACCCGCGTTCTTCCCGCCGGCCGGGGTGACGGTGGCGGCCATGCTGCTGACCCGGCGGACGATGTGGCCGGTGATCGTCGCCGCGATCGTGGTGGCCGAGCTGGCCGTGGACCTGCGCTACGGATTGAGCTGGCCGGCGGCGGTGGGATTCGCGGCGGCCAACTCGGTCGAGCCGCTGGTCGGAGCCTCACTTGTGCTGGCCTGGTGCAAGGGACCGCCTGATCTGCGCAAGCGCGAGGACCTCGCCCGGTTCGTGGCCGGAGCCATGGTGCTGGGCCCGCTGGCGGGCGGCGTGATCGGCGGGCTCACCAAATCGCTGAGCGATCAGGCCGATTGGGCGATGACCGTTTTGCACTGGTGGGCCGGCGACGGGGTCGGTGTCTTGATGATCGGTGCACCAATCTTGTTGTGGCCAGTGCAATCCCACATCTTGCGATCGCGGATGCTGGAGACGATGCTGGTCCTGACCGGAATGGCGGTGCTGACCGTGGTGTCGTTCCGTCTCTCGCTTCCGCCTGCACTGTTCCTGTTGCCGGTGATGGCGTGGGCGGCCTTGCGTCTGGACATGATCGGCGCGGCACTGTGTGGCGGCGCGCTGGCGTTCACCGCCAACGGCATGGCGAACGCCGGATACTCGACGTTCGAGAATCTCGATCTGCGCAGGCCGGGGCAGCTGGCGATCGCCCAGGCATTCATCGCGGTCGTGGTGCTGGTCGCGATGCTGACCGCGCAGGAGGCCGCGGGGCGGGTCACAGCGGTACGGCGGCACGAGGCCGAACAGCGCGAGCGGGCCCGACTGGAGACGCTCGCCAACCTGGGCCGGCTGCTGTCGGGGGCGTTCACCCAGAAGCAGATCGGCGACGCGGTCATGGGTCAGGTGATCAATGACGCAGGCGCGCAAGCAGTTGCGGTGGGCTTGGTCAACGACGAGGGCGTCACCCTGGAGTGGGTGGCGATGGGCGGCTACCCCGAATTCGTGGTCAATCAGTTCCACGAAGGTGTGGCGGTCAGTGAGTCCACTGCGGCCACCGACGCGGTCCGGACCGGTCACCCGGTGGTGATCCGTACCGTCGCCGAATATCGCCGGCGCTACCCCGACAACGCCAAGTGGATGGTCGCGAGCGGTGGTGCGGCGGTGGTGAGCTGGCCGTTGACCGTGGGTGGCAAGGCAATTGGAGCGCTGGTACTGGCCTGGGCCGATACCCAGCCGCTGGACACCGCGCAGCTGGCCTACACCTCGGCGGTCGCCACGATGATCGGGCAGGCGCTGGTGCGGGCGCGGATGTACGCCGACGAACACGCCCGCGCCGCGGTGCTGCAGGCGGCTGTGCTGCCGACCAGTCCGACTCCGATCGACGGCCTGGGCGTCGGGGTGAGTTACGAACCCGCCGACCTGGTGCAGGGCCTCGGTGGTGATTGGTACGACGCGCTCGAATTATCGGACGGCAGCACCTATCTGGCGGTTGGCGACGTGGTGGGCCACGGATTGCCCGCCGTCGAGGACATGGCCCAACTGCGCAGCGCCGGGCGAGCACTGGCTCTGCAGGGGCTGGCCCCCGCCGAGTTGCTGACCGCGCTCAACGCGTTCACCCGTCATGCCAGCAACGGTAAGTTCGCGACAATGAGTGTGGCGCTGCTGGATTCGGCCTCGGCCACCTTGTGCTACGCCTCGGCCGGTCACCCGCCGCTGTTACTGCGGCGGGCGTCGACCGGGACGGTCATCCGGCTGGCCGGTGCGCACGGCCCGGTTCTCGGGCCGGTCGAGCGTGCGTCCTATAGCGAGGGCAACGTCGAGGTGGCGGAGGGCGACACCCTTGTCATGTACACCGATGGGCTCATCGAGCGGCGCGGCCAGGACATCGAGTCGGGAATGGTACGGGTCGAGCACATCGTTTCCGGCTGGCGGGGGGACGAGGTTCTGGCGTCGGCGTGCCGCGAACTGACCCGGTCCCTCGCGCCGCCACCCCGCAACGACGATGTCTGCGTGGTCGCGGTGCGCTTCGGAGAGTATATGGGCGGCAACGATTTTCGGGAATCCACTGACCAGTGA
- a CDS encoding NAD-dependent epimerase/dehydratase family protein produces the protein MAGSDSLVLGASGFLGSHVTRQLAERGDNVRVMLRRSSSTRGIDDLPVQRFYGDIFDDAALKEAMDGCDVVYYCVVDTRAHLRDPAPLYRTNVEGLRHVLDAAVNADLRKFVFTSTIGTIGLGTGGVVNEDTPVEWAGKGGGYIASRIAAEKLVLDYSRDKALPAVALCVSNTYGAGDWQPTPHGSLVAAAAAGKLPFYMDGMATEVVGITDAARALLLAADHGRVGERYIISERYLPYRELYETAARAAGRPAPRVGIPKPVMKAIGVLGGAAATLTRRDVPLNPTTVRLMGIMAPMDHGKATRELGWQPRDVHESIREAVEFFDRRRRDRSR, from the coding sequence GTGGCAGGCAGCGACTCACTGGTTCTGGGTGCGAGCGGATTCCTCGGCTCGCACGTAACCCGGCAGCTGGCGGAGCGCGGTGACAACGTCCGCGTCATGCTCCGCAGATCCAGCTCCACCCGCGGCATCGACGATCTGCCCGTGCAGCGCTTCTACGGCGACATCTTCGACGACGCCGCGCTGAAGGAGGCGATGGACGGCTGCGACGTCGTCTACTACTGCGTCGTCGACACCCGCGCACACCTGCGCGACCCGGCACCGCTGTACCGCACCAACGTCGAGGGTTTGCGGCACGTCCTGGACGCCGCCGTGAATGCCGATCTGCGCAAGTTCGTCTTCACCAGCACCATCGGGACGATCGGATTGGGTACCGGCGGAGTCGTGAACGAGGACACCCCGGTCGAGTGGGCCGGCAAGGGCGGCGGCTACATCGCCTCGCGGATCGCGGCCGAGAAGCTGGTGCTTGACTACAGCCGCGACAAGGCGTTGCCCGCGGTGGCGCTGTGCGTGTCCAACACGTACGGCGCAGGTGATTGGCAGCCCACTCCGCACGGGTCGCTGGTGGCCGCCGCTGCGGCCGGCAAGCTGCCCTTCTATATGGACGGAATGGCGACGGAGGTTGTCGGCATCACCGACGCCGCCCGCGCGCTGTTGCTGGCCGCCGACCACGGCCGGGTGGGGGAGCGCTACATCATCTCCGAGCGCTATCTGCCCTACCGCGAGCTCTACGAGACGGCGGCCCGCGCCGCGGGCCGGCCGGCGCCCCGGGTGGGGATCCCGAAACCGGTGATGAAGGCAATCGGGGTCCTCGGCGGCGCCGCCGCTACGCTGACGCGTCGCGACGTGCCGCTGAATCCGACCACCGTGCGGCTGATGGGGATCATGGCGCCGATGGACCATGGCAAGGCAACCCGTGAACTGGGGTGGCAGCCTCGCGACGTGCACGAGTCGATCCGGGAAGCGGTGGAGTTCTTCGATCGGCGACGCCGCGACCGGTCTCGCTGA
- a CDS encoding neutral zinc metallopeptidase has translation MAWDSETLLPELQSKFGDFVIPIVLAHEWGHAIQARSNFTARTVTKELQADCFAGGWAKHAKDSGLYKVNAADMDNALAGILELRDSPGTSKIDPSAHGSGFDRVGAFQDGYDNGPTACKAYRDDNPVVVELPFQNAEDEAAGGDMPYDAMVNDVPYDIEDYWAHVYPELTNGEAWVPVKGLEPFDPSNPPMCGNTRADGYALFYCVPDDYIGWENDAMRTVYNQGGDYAVATLIATQFGLAAMTRANDKSDDKTQSLRGDCFAGSYTASVLLQNRKETSSFGISPGDLDEAITALLVFRGDGDVDRQGAGYERIRHFRTGVLDGAGACLKD, from the coding sequence GTGGCATGGGACTCCGAAACGCTTCTCCCCGAACTGCAGTCGAAATTCGGTGACTTCGTCATTCCGATCGTGCTCGCCCACGAGTGGGGCCATGCCATACAGGCCCGGTCCAATTTCACCGCGCGCACGGTGACCAAGGAGTTGCAGGCCGACTGCTTCGCCGGTGGCTGGGCCAAGCATGCCAAGGACTCGGGGCTCTACAAGGTCAACGCCGCCGATATGGACAACGCCCTGGCGGGCATCCTCGAGCTCCGGGATTCGCCGGGAACCAGCAAGATCGACCCGTCGGCCCACGGGAGCGGCTTCGACCGGGTCGGCGCGTTCCAGGACGGCTACGACAACGGGCCCACCGCCTGCAAGGCCTACCGCGACGACAACCCGGTGGTCGTCGAGCTGCCGTTCCAGAACGCCGAAGACGAGGCCGCCGGTGGGGACATGCCCTACGACGCGATGGTCAACGACGTGCCCTACGACATCGAGGACTACTGGGCGCACGTCTATCCGGAGCTGACCAACGGCGAGGCCTGGGTGCCGGTCAAGGGCCTGGAGCCGTTCGACCCGTCCAACCCGCCGATGTGCGGTAACACCCGCGCCGACGGTTATGCGCTGTTCTATTGCGTCCCAGACGATTACATCGGCTGGGAGAACGACGCGATGCGCACCGTGTACAACCAGGGTGGCGACTACGCGGTCGCGACGTTGATCGCCACGCAGTTCGGGCTGGCCGCGATGACCCGGGCCAATGACAAGTCCGACGACAAGACCCAGTCGCTGCGCGGCGACTGCTTCGCCGGGTCGTACACCGCCAGCGTCCTGCTGCAGAACCGCAAAGAGACCAGCAGCTTCGGCATCTCGCCCGGCGATCTCGACGAGGCCATCACCGCACTGCTGGTGTTCCGCGGCGACGGTGACGTCGACCGCCAGGGCGCCGGTTACGAACGGATCCGGCACTTCCGCACCGGCGTGCTCGACGGGGCGGGTGCCTGCCTGAAGGACTGA